CTTTGCCACTCCGAATTTTTTGCACTATGAGCCACTTTGCATGTGCTTGCTCATGTAGTGACCTGATTGACAGTTGTTTGTGTTGCCGTGTTCAAGCTCGTGCTACAGCAGCAACCCAGCAGCAAAACTCTGAGCTCAGCCAGCAGGTCAACGAATTACACGATCAACTACAAGCTGAACGTGCAAACACACAAGAGAGGATTAACTTGGAGCGTGTTGAGAGAGAACAACTTCAGGAGAGGTTAGAAGAAGAGCGTGCTGAAAGGGAAATATTGTTGGAAGAACTGGAATTTGAAAAAAACACGATGTCAAAGTTTGCAAAATGGAGCCAGCAAATGGGAACCCGTGATTATAGTCATATGCTTGCAACCTTGTAAGATTTATGTTGCTTGCTTACATTGCTAAAAGTGCACTTCTATTTGCAGGTGCCAACGAAGAGGATTGACAAAGAAGATAGTAGTCCAAACTTGCAAAATACTTTTTTTCAGATATCTAGTCCTAATAAGACTCCAGGTGCAAGGCTAACTGTTATTTCTTCAAGTGTGCTCATACAAGCTGAACAAGGAATTCTCAAATGTTTAAAGCAATGGTAAGTCAAAACCTTGATTTCTCTTCATGTTCACCTGCATTCTATACGTATGGCCTTCATAATTAGCTAGCTACTTCTTCTCTTTCACCATGTGTTGTTGCTGCATCGAGTCACAACTTTGAAAAAACGAATATGTGCTAGCTAGGGACATTAACTTAATTGAAACTATAGATTGAGTCGCAACTTAAATCAACAGCGGATGCTTTTTGTACATGTACTTGTGCTTATGCTTTAGACAATTACACTTGTCAAACTGTTCTGATTCCTTAGTTACATACTTGTTGACACAGTATTACTCCAAATAGTCTGGTGATAATTATTTTTAGAGAAAATGGCTTCTATACCACTGAGACAAGCATCAACTGCTCATTTGCCATCGAACAAAGCTTCAGTGCTCATATACCAGTAACAAACGAATTCTAGTGCTCGTATGCCACTGGCTGTTAGAACAACGTTACCTCACAGTTTTCATATGCCAAAATGACTTGTTTGCCCTTAGTGGCAAATAAGCAACAATGAGAGAACATATCTAGGAAAAAACTGACAACATTTTGCCTGTAATTACATCATTTCAGCAAAACAACAGTGCACAGATAACAGTATCAGCATATATATACTTCAGCTACAGAATAATACTCATCAAAGTTCACATCATTTAGAAACCATTCAGCAAACACCAAATTCAGTCATGCATAAGTAAACTCAAGTTTTCATTCCTACCAAAAGACCACAACCGAGAGTAGGTTGTTCACATAAGCAAAGTCTATAGATAAATTAGACATGAAGAGTTGCGATATGTAAATAATATGTGAAATTTTGCTGAATATCACagtttcagcttcttcttgcttcGAGTGCTCATTGCAGGGCTGTCAGGTGCAACATTCCTCTTGCTTCGAGTGCCCATTGCAGGGCTGTCAGGCGCAATAGATATGGCCTTTGATCTACATTAAAACATCAGATTACATACTATGATGATCCTCGCAGAATATACGTTGCTAACTTACACATTGTCAAAGAAACATTTCATTGAAGATTGTGCAGCTTTCATACCTTGTAGATTTAGAGGTGGTCTTTGATGATTTCGACTTGGCGACATTGTCTTCAATTGCATCACTCGGACATAGAAGTAGAGGGAGTGCAGTTTCAGTTTCGATTGAACATGGAAGAACAACCTTTGTAAtgggttttttctttcttttgtcccTGCATTAGTTTCACATATTAGCATCATTAGGACAAGATTATGATAAAAACAGTAATATTGAAGCAAGCACTACCTTTTTTGCTTTGCTACTTCAGCATAGACAGCTAGTGCTTCCGGAGCAGCATCTTTACAGCTTTGCCATCTATGTCCATAGGCCTTGCAAATTGGACATTGGTGCTGgcctttatttcccttgcccttgCTATTCTCGGCACCACTTTTATGCCTCTGTACTTTTGGCCTCCCAGGGGCCCTCCTAAGGATTGGGGGATTCAAAATGAAATCTTTGTTCACACTTGGCCATTGAGACATGTCGGTCAGGCCAGGAAGAACATGGGCATAAGCTGCAGTGAACTTGGCAACGCTGTAATAGTCATCAACAAAATCTGCTATGGTGACTCCCCTAATTCCAGTAATAAAGCTGATTGCATGTTTGCAAGGCTTCCCAGAGACTTGAAACGCCCGGCATGTGCATGTCCTATTCGCTAGATCAGTAATGTGGCGCTTGCCACCCAGCGCAGCACACTCGGTAACCTCTGCAATCATGTCATCTATTCTCTCATATTCAATGTCTAGCCCCCTACTTTTTTCATTCAGCTCATTCATGACACTTGGAAGTATACGTCGACCTTGCAATTTCCTAGCAACCcttctcctcttctcatgcttaaTGGTAATCTTCCTCCTGATCTTGTCCATGAGCTGAAACAACATTAAACCTTTGTGCTTGTGGATCCAGTTGTTGAAACACTCGGCCAAATTATTTGTCACATAATCCACTTTTGAGGAACATGAATATTTGCTCCTTGACCATAGCCTGCTGTGGTACTTCTTTAAGTATGTAATCGCAGCAGCCCTTTTCTGCTCTATGGCTGCCATGTGATAGTCAAAAGCGCGAGGAGTCCATGAATAAGCAGCTGGCCACAAATGATCATCAAAAACTTTGCCATGAAACTTTTTTTGAAGTTCACAACCAAGTGTCGCATGCATTCCCTATGTTCTGCATACTCAAACACCTTTTCAATTGCAGTGTCAATCCCTTTACCTGCATCTGAACATATGGCTAGGCCAGGGGGAGAGCCAATAGCCTCACGAAGCTTCTCCATAAACCACACCCAACTTTCAGTAGTTTCCGCATTAATAACTCCATATGCTACAGGGTATAGCCAATTGTGCCCATCAATAGCACAAGCAGTAGCTAACTGGCCTCTATACTTGCCTGTCAAATGAGTGCTGTCTATCGCCAAGTAAGGTCTGCATCCAGCCAAGAATCCATCGCAAAGAGGCTTCAATCCAACAAACATCCGTATAAAATACTTTTTCTGATCATACTCCATGTGGTCAATCGCAACTATGCTTCCAGGAGACCTCTTCTCAACCTCCGCTTTCCAGGCATACAGCTTGTCAAAAGACTCATCCCAATCACCAAACAACTTAGCCATTGCTAGCCCTTTGCACCTGAATACTTTTGTATAATTGATCTTGATCTTGTACTTGTCATGTAGCCTCCTCTGTAACTCCTTTGGGCGAACACTAGGATCTTCTTTAACCCAGTCCATGACTTTCTCACACACCCATGCCTTTGAAGCATTATGttgctccttttttttctttgtacTAGCACATGTGTGCTTCTCCAAATGAACCTTGACCTGCAGTAAATTGTAATGGGTAAGAAAATAGAGTCAACTCCACCTAATAACAGCTAGAGTATGCAACTAACTAAAATATATACCTCCATAGTTTCTCCATCATCCAACCTCCCAGCATGAATTCTCCATGTGCAATCTTTAGACTCGCGACAATGAGCCCTGAATCGTGTAGGCTCACTTTTGTCAACTTGAAAATCAAACTCTCTCTTTATGGCATACGTAGCAATTGCCAACCTAAACTCTTCAATATTAGGATACTTTGCACCAACATGCATTGGTGGGTTTTCTTTATCATACACTATTTCTGGAATAACATCTGGTCTAGCATCTTCCGTAACCCACTCCTCGTCATCGCTGCTATCCTCTACATGCTCACTATTTGGTATATCTTTTTTTTCTCCGAGCTCATCATCACTATCTGAACCAGCACTATCAATTGAGTATTGGTCCTCCTCATCTACACCAACATGTTCATATTCTTCATGTGGATTTGCAAGATATGTATCTATAAGGCATACTTTAGCTTCATCATTTACATTGCTTGCTTGACTAGGCAGTGCTACTGATGGTGTTTGATTCAATGGAGAAAAATGCACATCAACACTATCACTTGGGGCAGATTGTTTGATGATCAGATTACCGCTTCTATTTTGATGAAAAGACTCATACATTTTCAGGCATTCTTCATCATTTGACACACAAATATTGTTGCCACTAATAGAGTCAACGTACTCAAGAATTATATTCTCCACTGAAAATAGTGGAAAAGTTCCAGCAATGGAAGCCACTAGATCCTTCAAGCTTGAGCTACTACCCTcaacaatatcccaagtaaatgtaGAATCCCCACAGATTTCTGTTCCACCGCCACAAATCTTCACCTCCACTGTGTAAGTACATGATTGGATCATCCTGTGGATGATGAAACCATGTCAATATTTGTATGCTCCTATCTAAAACTTTAGCAAAAATAGACAGACTGAAAAATTACCTAGCACAAATATCAGAGAGAGAGGTGGAGCCGCATTCGTCGGCCACGCCGTCCTCCTCATGGAGCTTGGAAATTTGGGGCAGAGGAGCTGCAGCGAGTGTGCCCACGTACGGGATGATCTCTTCGAGGGCCTCGACCGTGGACATCCCTGACCCGCTCTCCACATCGCCGGAATCCCCGATTCTAGGGTTCGGCGCGACATGGTCGGCGGGAGAGATCGGCGCTGCTAGTTGGGCTAAGGCAGTTGAAGCCGCGGAGGATGGGAGGAAGGGAAGCAGGGCCGCGATGGGAGGCGGCGGAGGCCGGGGCTAGGGGAGCggcgccgttggcggtgcctccaTTCGCTGGGGCTCGGGGAGCGGCGGAACCTTCGGCCTCGGCAAAGGCTAGGGGAGCGGCAGAACCTTCGACGAGTAGTTAGCCTGAGGGAGCAGGAGAGGGAGGAGGGGCATGCGCtgggggagtggcggcggcggtggttccgCCATGGCCGCTGCTGTGTGCGTGCGTGAACTGGTCGGGTGGTGTGGTGTGCGttgatttttctgttttttttctattcTAAGAGAAGAGATGAGACGAGGGTAAAACTGGAATTCTCAGATTGACTGACAGGAAAACGTAGAGGTTCTGACGATGGACTAACGGCGATGGCAAATAAGCACTAGAATTCGTTTGTGTCTGGTATATGAGCACTAGAGCATTGTTCGATGGCAAATGAGCAATTGATGCTTGTCTCAGTGGTATAGAAGCCATTTTCTCTTATTTTTAATAGTGGGGTCATTAACTAGAACTATTTTTTTGATTTCTTGATTGCAGGATCCAAAGATCTAGCTCGACTGGACTCTAGATCACGGATAGTTAGTATTGGCCTTAATTAGGATGGCTAAATTGCATCTGAGTATCATTTGATGGAtatttgctatgagaattatgaattttaTGAATCTACATATTATACGTATGGTTTTGAATATTGCAATTGAATGCCTATATTATTTTTTATGATTGCAATAGGCTATTACCACAACCCACTTTCGGTTGCCACATGTTAGCACCACGAAAAGTTTAAATTGTCGCAATAGTTTCTCACAACAAACATTTCACCCGTTGTGATACCTATTTATCACCACCAAAACTAGTATGTTGCAATTTCCTGTTACGATGACTGGAATATTTGTTGCCATAAGTTAATGCCACAAGTGTAGTGGTTCATGGCAAAATGCCTAATACCATGAAAATAAGGATTGTTGACATAGTTTATTGCCACAATTCACTATTGCCACGGAAGAGCATGCGCCACAAAACGAGCGTCGTTGGCATTGGTTGTTCCCACAAATGTCTATCTCCACGAGCTATCAGTCACCACGATTTGTTACACGTTGCATTAAAGCTATCTCCACAAAGCAAATTGCGGCATCAGGTGAGTGTTGCCACGGGAAAATATGTGGCAACTTCCCACATGGCTGTTGCAATAGCAGACTTTATTGCCACGATTGTGTTTTTGTGGCAATAACCTATTACCATGCGTCCAGTTGCAACGGCTGCCAACGAATGTTGTTTTGTGGCAATAGGTACTTGTCGCCACAAATCGGCATGTATTGCGACGACcgattttgttgcaatagacccggATCCTTGTAgtgggcacacgttttcgtcttgagtctttggtagaaactttggggcactctttgaagttctttgtgttggttgaatagatgaatctgagattgtgtgatgcacatcgtataatcatacccacggatacttgaggtcatattggagtatctaggtgacattagggttttggttgatttgtatcttaaggtgttattctagtacgaactctataatagagcgaacggaaagaatagcttcgtattattttactacggactattgaatagatcgatgagaaagataactttgaggtggtttcgtaccctaccataatctcttcgtttgttctccgctattagtaactttggagtgactctttgttgcatgttgagggatagttatatgattcaattatgttattattgttgagagaacttgcactagtgaaagtatgaaccctaggccttgtttcaacgcattgcaataccgttcgtgctcacttttatcattagttaccttgctgtttttatattttctgattacaaaaacctatacctaccatccatattgcacttgtatcaccatctcttcgccgaactagtgcacctatacaatttaccattgtattgggtgtgttggggacacaagagactctttgttatttggttgtagggttgtttgagagagaccatcttcatcctacgcctcccatggattgataaaccttaggtcatccacttgagggaaatttgctactgtcctacaaacctctgcacttggaggcccaacaacgtatacaagaagaaggttgtgtagtagacatcactgatggaggtgatgatgactacgctccctcctattgcttcatggcaaaaggtgccaaggtactcaaatacccctcctctgaatcaagtgaggatgaatctgatgaaaatctcaagcctagctagctactctaaacttgctaagattgctgtgaaacaacaaaaggcttttgaaaaggttcaaaacatgctagacaaaagtgatgacatgttgggtgaagaaatggatcgcactaaaaccttgactgaaaatcttcagagacttcagtctaagtttgacaaccttcaaagtcatcataacactctcttatctgatcatgagaagctttcttatgaatttcttcaaagaaagcaagatcttgaaaagctaagggtgagttatgaagaccttcggaaggagcgcgattcattactttctcaacaAATTAGCGCTgcttaggaagaatttgttcctccatgtttgaagtacATTGAAccagaatctgctaattcttcacctgaatgttcaaatgcttctaatgttacaaattcttcacctgtctctgccatcactaattcctcatctgaggacaatgctagtatcactgatgatgcaggcctgaaggaattgtacatgacaggcatgtataaaagcctcaaagggcatcaggctctttgtgatgtgcttaaaaagcagatcgtcaacacgaaccctaggaaagagggtatcgcctttgggaaagagggtatcgcctttgagaggaaactcaatgctgatgggacttactggaagcctgagcagtatccaaaaacctcttgggttgctgcaaagggacctccagtagatccatctactttatctggctttacatgtgaatctcctcattctgctgatgagtcatttgactccaactataaactgttcagaaatcagaatggtgaagtatttgctagatatgttggcactaactgcaggaacggttcccctatgaagaaaatctgggttcccaaaaggtgccttgaaagtcttcaggtgaatgtcatcatgacaccacctgagaagaataggaaccctagatcaaattcttcatatggaccaaattcttcatatggatccaagtccccatacggaccaaattcctcacatggatcaaattcctcaaaaggatcaaagtcctcatatgaacatcaccGTGATAACACTTCTATTTCGCagggaagatttaagggctatgaatatgattattattcttctaatcattatattcataagtcctcgaagaatgtctctgattattcatatgcttaccctaactcctcttatgtgaaacgaagtggactggcttcaaTGCCACCTTTCTCTCATGGatcccttcagatgtgggtggtgaagaaaaagaactaatttcttatgcagggtcaggtctccagacgcgcttaaacgtctgaagaattttctggagacctgaatgtgcctgaaaggacgcaggctaatcatgatgaaatgaatcctcatttctcacgtcctcatactgctttatctgttctactgcttgatgaaattgatgtcatattcttcattgatgaagtatatgagttcgtaagctgcactaattcatctgcatgatgatcaacccaaagccaatgagtgggtcctcgatagtggatgtacaaatcacatgactggtgacaagaatctattgatggatgttcccttatctccatcacatctgaggcatatcatcttcgctgacaaaggaaaaagtcaggtattgggtctaggtaaggttgcgatctcaaaggatcgacacatggacaaagtcatggttgtcgagtccttaggatacaacctcatgtcagtctcaatgctttgtgatcttgatatggttgttatctttggcaagtatcgttgtgttgtgatcatggaagctgacaattccaaagtcttcgaaggctttaggagaggagatctgtatattgttgatttctctacaggaccacgaccggctatatgtctacttgcaaaagcttcagaaggctggctatggcatcgacgacttggtcatgccggcatgaggaatttgcacacactcgcgaagaagaagcatgtcattggcattgaggatGTCAAAtttctcaaggatcacttgtgcggagcctgcgaagctggaaagatgaccaaggccaaacatccagtgaagactatcatgactaccactcgaccatttgaattgcttcacatggatctctttggtcctaatcattattcagcagttacaaatgatgcatctctatatggctttgttattgttgatgattactctcgttacacatgggtgcatattttCACTTACAAACacgaggtgcaggaagtcttcaaacgattttcctcgagggcttcaaccaactttggtgtgaagatcaagcacatcagaagtgacaatggaactgagttcaagaattctggtcttgatgactatcttgatgaacttggtattactcatgagttatctgctccttatagtcctcagcagaatggcgtcgtggagcgcaagaacaggactcttgttgagatggctcgcactatgcttgatgagtacaagacgctgatacgtctcaaacgtatctataatttttgattgtattctattttggatgtttaatgggctttattatacacttttatattatatttgggactaacctattaaccggaggcccagcccaaattgcagttttttgcctatttcagtgtttcgcagaaaaagaatatcaaacggagtccaaacggaatgaaaccttcaggaacgtgattttcggaacaaacgtgatccagaagacttggagtccacgtcaaaaaatcaacgaggagagcacgaggcggggggggggggggggcgcctacccccaggcgcgccctccaccctcgtggggcccatgttgctccaccgacgtacttcttcctcctatatatacctacgtacccccaaaccatcagaggcatccacgaaaacctaattccacggccgcaaccttctgtacccgtgagatcccatcttggggccttttccggcgtcctgccggagggggcattgatcacggagggcttctacatcaacaccatagcctctccgatgatgtgtgagtagtttacctcagaccttcgggtccatagttattagctagatggcttcttctctctctttggatctcaatacaaagttctccacgattctcgtggagatctatttgatgtaatcttcttttgcggcgtgtttgtcgggaccgatgaattgtgggtttatgatcaagtttatctatgaacaatatttgaatcttctctgaattcttttatgtatgattggttatctttgcaattctcttcgaattatcagttgggtttggcctactagagtgatctttcttgcaacgggagaagtgcttagctttggtttcaatcttgcggtgtcctttcccagtgacagcaggggcagcaaggcacgtattgtattgttgccatcgaggataacaagatggggtttatatcatattgcatgagtttatccctctacaccatgtcatcttgcttaaagcgttactctgttcttatgaacttaatactctagatgcatgctggatagcggtcgatgtgtggagtaatagtagtagatgcaggcaggagtcggtctacttgtcacagacgtgatgcctatatacatgatcatacctagatattctcataactatgctcaattctatcaattgcttgacagtattttttcacccaccgtaatactatgctcttgagagaagccactagtgaaacgtctggcacccgggtctattttccatcatattaatctcccgtcaacaagctatttctatctttatttattttgctttctttactttttttttctttatcctaaaaataccaaaaagattatcttatcatatctatcagacctcactctcgtaagtgaccgtgaagggattgacaacccctttatcgcattggttgcgaggttcttatttgttttgtgtaggtgcgtgggactcgagcgtagcctcctactggattgataccttggttctcaaaaactgagggaaatacttacgctactttactgcatcaccctttcctcttcaagggaaaaaccaacgcagtgctcaagaggtagcaagaaggatttctggcaccgttgccggggagtctacgcaaaagtcaacataccaagtacccatcacacacccttatccctcgcattacattatttgccatttgcctctcgttttcctctcccccacttcacccat
This region of Triticum aestivum cultivar Chinese Spring chromosome 2D, IWGSC CS RefSeq v2.1, whole genome shotgun sequence genomic DNA includes:
- the LOC123051311 gene encoding uncharacterized protein isoform X2; translation: MRASRARSHRSSSSASIHEESIHIMFEESSVSVNTSRVYAYQFLLLKAIVMMATGSSCLCCRVQARATAATQQQNSELSQQVNELHDQLQAERANTQERINLERVEREQLQERCQRRGLTKKIVVQTCKILFFRYLVLIRLQVQG
- the LOC123051311 gene encoding uncharacterized protein isoform X1 → MRASRARSHRSSSSASIHEESIHIMFEESSVSVNTSRVYAYQFLLLKAIVMMATGSSCLCCRVQARATAATQQQNSELSQQVNELHDQLQAERANTQERINLERVEREQLQERLEEERAEREILLEELEFEKNTMSKFAKWSQQMGTRDYSHMLATL